From the Deltaproteobacteria bacterium genome, the window TCAGCGGTTCCCTCGAAGTTGCCAATCTGACACCGCCCACCGATTCCCAGGCGATCGCCAAGGGTTATCACTACGTGCTCTACGGTCCCGATCTAAAAATTCCCTATTCGGCGACCGCGTTCGTGACCAAACGTTCGGTGATGGCCAAGCGACCTGCGGTGATCGCTAACTTCATGCGCGCCATGGCGGAGGCGTCCAAGCTGGTCCATACCGACCGCGAGTTCTACTACAAAGTTCTCGGCAAATATCTGCGCATTCAAGATCGCAGCATTCTCGACTCGGCTTATAATGCCGAGATCAAAGCGCTGGAGCCGCGTTTGACGATTCGCATGGAATCGTTGCAAGCGATTCTCGATGAGCTAGCTCCCAGTGACGCGAATGCTAAGAAGGTCAAGCCTCAGGAAATGGTGGATACGCGTTATCTCGATGAGATGAATAAGAGCGGCTTTATGGATCAACTGTGGGGCAAGAAGTGATCCAGCGCATTTTTCTCCGATTTCTCTTTGGCCTTTGTTTATTGTCGTGGGCCAACTCGTGGGCGGCGGATAAATTTACCACCATCTATTCGGCCCGCGTGTTGGCCCAGGCGCTGCCCTGGATCGCCGAAGAGGCCGGACTGTTCAAAAAATATAATTTAGATCACAACCTGGTGTTCATCGCTTCATCGAGCATCGCCACGGCGGCGCTGCTGAGCGGCGATCCCGACATGGTCATGACCGGCGGGGTTGGCAACGTCATCGCCTTCGTGCGCGGCTCCACCGATATCGTCTACATCGGCAGCGCGAAAAACTCGATGACCCAGAACATCATCGCCGGCGGCAATCTGAAGCGGCCGGAAGATCTAAAGGGCAAACGGATTGCCGTCAGCCGCATCGGCAGCAACTCGCATTACTTTACGATTCAAGCGCTGCGCCGCCACAACATGGAGCCCAACCGCGATTACACTTTTTTGCAATCCGGCGGCGATCCCGAGTCCTTGACCGCATTGTTCGCCGGCGGCGTCGAGGTTGCCTGTTTGGCGCCGCCGACAGATGTCCAAGCGCTGGCGCGCGGCTTTCACTACGTCATTTACGGTCCCGATCTGAAGATTCCCTACGCTGCCACGTCGTTCGTCACTAAGCGCGCGACCATCGCCAGGAGACCGCAAGCGATGGCGCAGTATATGCGCGCTATGGGTGAGGCTTCGAAGATCCTGCACAGCGACCGCGAGTTCGTTTACAGAGTCCTCGGTAAGCAGCTGCGTATCAACGACCGGACGATTTTGGACGCTGCTTATAATGCTGAGATCAAAGTGATGGAGCCTCGGCTGGCGCTTAAAGCCGAAGCGTTTCAAGCGATCCTCGATGAAGTGGCGCAGACCGATGAACGGGCCAAGAAGGTCAAACCACAAGAATTGACCGATACGCGGTTTTTAAATGATATGGAAAAGAGTGGCTTTTGGGATCAAATCTGGGCTAAAAGATAGGAACAAGGAGGGGCTATGGAACAATCGATTGTCTCGTCGGATTCTCATGTCATCGAAGTACCGGACCTTTGGGAGAAGGGTATGTCGGCGGCGTTCAGCGCGCGCGCGCCTAAGGCGTTCTTTGACGAAAAGCGTGATGCTTGGATGTTCGGTTCGGAGGAGGTGCAGATTCAAGCTGTCGGTGGATTGTTCATGGCCGGGCAGCAGCCGGAGAATTTGGAGAAGTTTCGTAAAGCCGGTTTCGCGGTCGCCCGTCCCGGCGGCTGGGATCCCTTCGAACGCCAAGCCGATATGGTCACCGACGGCGTTGCCGCCGAGGTGCTCTATCCAAGCTTGGGTTTGGGACTGTTTTGCGTTGAAGACGCGGCGTTGCAAGAAGAGCTGTTCCGCGCCTACAACAATTGGATCATCGACTACTGCCAGAAGGTCCCCGACCGCTTGTACAGCATCGCTTTGATCTCCATGTACAACGTCGACCATGCTATCGCCGAAATGGAACGTTGCGCCAAGCAAGGCATCGTCGGCACCATGATCTGGCAGGTGCCCCATGCGAACTTGCCGTTTACCTCAGAGCACTATGAGCGCTTCTGGGCGGCTTCCCAGGACCTCGATCTGCCGGTGCATTTGCATATTTTGACCGGCTTCGGCGACAGCATGCATCGCCAGTCCGCCACTGGGCCGAAACGTTATCGTATCGGCATCGAGCAAACCCAGGAGATCGAAGATGCGCTGTTCGAGTTGATCTTTCACGGCGTGCTTGAGCGCCACCCCAAGTTGAAAATCGTTTCGGTGGAAAATGAAGTGGGCTGGATGCCTTTTTGGTTGGGCCAGTGCGATAAGAATTTCAAACGCCATCGTCACTCGCAAAAGGTTCAGATGAGCAAGCTGCCGAGCGAATATTTCGCCGAGCAGATCTACGCGACGTTTTTCAACGACGTGGTCGGCGGCAAACTATTTTCCTGGTGGGGCCAAGACAATTGCATGTGGTCCAATGACTACCCGCATCAGAACTCCACCTGGCCCAATTCCCGCGCGGTCATTGAGCGTGACATGGCCAACCTGTCCGCCGAGACCCGTGAGAAGTTGCTCAACACCAACGTGCGTAAGTTGTATAAACTAAATGCGCCGATGTCATTGCCCAAGGCTGTGGTGGCCTGACGCGCGGCGCAATATTCGCAAAATTACTGTAGGAGTGGTTTATGGAGTTACGTGATTTAAAAGTTCTCGATTCCGACGCCCATGCGCGGGATCTCGATAATGACATTCGGCAATACTTGCCGGAGCCGTACAAGAGTCAACGCTCGTCGTTCATTCCGAGCGAGCATTACGATCGCAATCTCGGCGGCACGTTGGGCCGGTCCGGCGCCAAAGTCGAAGAGCGCTTGGAGGCGATGGATACTCAGCAGATCGACACCGCGGTGATGTTTCCGACCAGTGGTTTGGGTGTCGGCCGGGTGCGCGATGCCAAGTTTCAAGTGGCGCTGTGCCGGGCTTATAACGATTTCATTTCCAGTTACTGCAAGGCGTCGCCGCGTCTGAAAGCGGTGGCCAACTTGCCGGTGAACGATCCGGCTGAATGCGTCAAGGAACTCAATCGCGCGGTGACCAAGCTAGGACTTTGCGGCGGCATGATGGTCGCCCAAGCGCACCGGAAAAATCTTGGCAGCCCGGAATTCTATCCGCTCTATGAAGAAGCGCAGAAGCTCAACACGCCGCTGACCATTCACGCCTTTGGCGGCGACGAGCCAGGCAGCGAGATCTTCGATCAGTTCATCAGCTTACATACCTGCGGACATCCATTTCCGGTCTTGCGCCAGCTGACGGCCATGGTCTTCGGCGGCATTCCGGAAATGTTTCCCAAGCTGCGCGTTGGTTATCTCGAAGTCGGTTGCGGCTGGTTACCCTATTGGGCCGAGCGCATGGACGAAGAGTGGGAGAAACGCGGCAAAGTCGAAGCGCCGTTGTGCAAGAAGAAACCGAGCGAGTATCTCTTCAGCGAATGCAGCTACTACGGCTGCGAACCGGAAGAGAAGATGATCGGCTACGTGACCAAGGAAATCGGCTCGAAGACATTGATGTATGCGTCCGACTATCCGCACTGGGACATGAGCTGGCCGGATTCGGCGACGATACTGTGGAATCGCGACGATATTTCGCTTGAAGTGAAGAAGGACTTGTTACTCAACAACGCCAAGCGTTTTTACAACATCTAATCAAACTGTCATTCCCGAGGCAACGAGGAATCGCGATTGGCCGCGTCATGGCGAGTCGGATTCCTCGTTGCTTTCAGCGCCCGAGGGTGACATAGAAAAGGGCGCGATTCGCAGCTTATCAATTGTACTCAGATCGCAAATTTTGAGAGGAGCCGAGCATGATTCAAACTAAAGGATTGACCGGCGCGCAGTCGATGCTGCGCGTGTTGGCAAAAATGGGTGTGGAAAAAATCTTCGCGTCGCCGGGATCGGAATGGTCGCCGCTGTGGGAAGCGTTGGCCGAGCCGGGCGTCGAAGGGATGCCGCAATATTACAGCACGCGCCACGAAGAGATCGCCGTCGGCATGGCCAGCGGCTATGCGAAATCTACCGGTAAGCTGCCCGCGGTCGTGATTCACACCACTGTCGGCGCCTTGCATGCGACCATGGCGATGCGCGCGGCGCTGCATGAACAAGTTCCGATGGTGGTTTTTGCCGGCGAGTCGATCGGCTTCGGCGAAGACGAAGGACCCGATGTCGGCGGCCAATGGCAAGGCCATCTCGGCGACATGGGCGGACCGGCCAAGCTGGTCGATCACACGGTCAAATGGAGCTTCGGCATCAATACCAAATCGATCGTGCCGTCCACCGTGCAGCGCGCCTGCCGGATCGCCATGGCCGGTCCGCGCGGACCGGTGTTTGTCTCCATGCCGATGGAATATATGTTCGACACCATGACCAAGGATGTGCCCTCGGATCTCGGCAACTCACCCTTGGCCACCGCCGATGCCAAAGGCATCGAAGATCTCGCCAACTTACTCGCCGGCGCGCACAATCCGGTGATCGTCGCCGAAGATGCCGGCAAAACCATGAAGAGCGTCGATCTCTTGGTCGAGATCGCCGAGCTGCTCGGATGTTCGGTGGTCGAATCGCGCAGTACCGGTGTGATCAACATTCCGCGTACCCATGCGCTGCACAGTGGCTATAATGTGACCGATAGCGTCAAGGGCGCCGACGTGATTTTTCTTTGCGCGGTGATCGCACCTTGGCATCCCGCTTCGATTACCCCGGCCAAGGGCGCCAAAGTCGCCATGCTCGATGAAAATCCGCTGCGCGTTGAGATTCCGTATTACGGCTACCAATCGGATCTCTGCCTCACCGGCGAGATCGAGTCGTCGTTGGAACATTTGCTTGCCGCCTTGAAGAAAAAAGTTTCCAAGGGCGATCCGGCGCGCACCCGGCGCGCCGAAGAGCTTAAAGTTACTAACGATGCCCGGCGCAAAAAATGGCGCGATGAGGCGATGGCATTGGCGAATACCAAGCCCATGGATCAACGCTGGGTCGCCCATGAGATCAGCCAAGTATTGCCGAAAGACGCGATGGTCGTCGAAGAGACCATCACGCACCGTTTGGCGGTGCACCGTTACTTCGACAATCTCCAACCGGGATCGTTCTTCAACGGTTGCATCGGCGGTCTGGGCACCGGTCTGGCGACTGCGCTCGGCGTGAAAGCCGCAAATCCTAAGCGGCCGGTGATCTGTTTGATCGGTGACGGCTCGTTCAACTACGATCCCGCGCCGGCGGCCTTCGGCGCGGCCCAGGAACATGGTCTGCCGTTTCTAACCATCATGTTCAACAACTCCGGTTATCTGTCGCAGAAATCCGGCATCCCGAAATATTATCCAGGCGGCTGGGCGGTGAAGTCGGGAAATTTTTCCGGACTGCATATCAAGCCGGAGCCGGAGTATTCCCAGATGATCAAAGCTTGGGATGGCTACGGCGAGAAAGTCGTCGAGCCGGGCGAAGTGCGCAAGGCGGTGGAACGCGGCCTGCGCGCGGTCGCCGGTGGACAATCGGCGTTGATCGATATTCGCTTGCGGACGGTGGAGGACACGGTCGAGCGCGGCGAGGGATAAAAGTCAAAGCAAATCTTGTTTCAAAGAGGAGTTGCTTTGAATCCGACCGCGGTCTGATTTAAGGTGAGTCCTCTTTGAGTTTTGCGTTTCGACTCAAATGAGGTGCAGTATGGCCGTGCGAAAATCCCCAAAGAAAGCACCTTCTGTCGGGCAACGACTTGAATCCATTGAAGGGTTGGCCCGCACAGGCTTTCGTCAAGTTGACCAACGTTTTGAGAAAATTGACCAGCAGTTTGATCAAGTTAACCAACATGTCGCGGGAGTCGATCAGCGCCTCGATTTTGAGGTGGGCGAATTCAAACGCCAAATTGCCGCGCAAGGGCTCGTGCTAGGGCAACGGATCGATCAACTTGCGAATCACGTTGATGGATTCATGAAGCTCCACGAAACACTGGATATCGAGTTCTAAGTGATCAAAGAACAGATGATTCGTCTGGAAGATCGTTTGGCTCGACTTGAGGCAGCTC encodes:
- a CDS encoding ABC transporter substrate-binding protein — its product is MGQEVIQRIFLRFLFGLCLLSWANSWAADKFTTIYSARVLAQALPWIAEEAGLFKKYNLDHNLVFIASSSIATAALLSGDPDMVMTGGVGNVIAFVRGSTDIVYIGSAKNSMTQNIIAGGNLKRPEDLKGKRIAVSRIGSNSHYFTIQALRRHNMEPNRDYTFLQSGGDPESLTALFAGGVEVACLAPPTDVQALARGFHYVIYGPDLKIPYAATSFVTKRATIARRPQAMAQYMRAMGEASKILHSDREFVYRVLGKQLRINDRTILDAAYNAEIKVMEPRLALKAEAFQAILDEVAQTDERAKKVKPQELTDTRFLNDMEKSGFWDQIWAKR
- a CDS encoding amidohydrolase, yielding MEQSIVSSDSHVIEVPDLWEKGMSAAFSARAPKAFFDEKRDAWMFGSEEVQIQAVGGLFMAGQQPENLEKFRKAGFAVARPGGWDPFERQADMVTDGVAAEVLYPSLGLGLFCVEDAALQEELFRAYNNWIIDYCQKVPDRLYSIALISMYNVDHAIAEMERCAKQGIVGTMIWQVPHANLPFTSEHYERFWAASQDLDLPVHLHILTGFGDSMHRQSATGPKRYRIGIEQTQEIEDALFELIFHGVLERHPKLKIVSVENEVGWMPFWLGQCDKNFKRHRHSQKVQMSKLPSEYFAEQIYATFFNDVVGGKLFSWWGQDNCMWSNDYPHQNSTWPNSRAVIERDMANLSAETREKLLNTNVRKLYKLNAPMSLPKAVVA